From the genome of Tachypleus tridentatus isolate NWPU-2018 chromosome 6, ASM421037v1, whole genome shotgun sequence:
GCTATGACAAAGTGCTTCACAATTAGCTGTTAATACTATCTTTTAAAGCCAAGAAAGTTCAGTGTAATGTCTAGCAGAAATCGAAATCTCATTTGTCTTAAGAGGTGGGATTCAACAATCACACGGGTTtacataacaaaattttaactttatgcaACTACAACTGACGTATGGATAACGTTACTTTCATAGAATATTAGGAATACTAATAGGCGGCTATCTAACTTTATAATCGTTATACCCTTCTAAAACTTATTCTAGCAACAAAATATAAACTCCATATAAAAATTCTTTCACGTCTTAAAAAGTTACTAAGTATTCAACAGAATGAGTTTTTTGTGTATCATTCCCCACGTGttatatgcatacacacacacacaaacttatgTTAATCTGTTAGGAATGTGTGTAAGaaatgttactttattttcaGGTCTCTATTGGATACCTGCCTGACAAGAGAGTTCTAGGTTTAAGCAAGCTGGCAAAGTAACAAGTGCATTTGTATTGTTGGCATCACAGTATTCACATATTTCATGCATACACAGATAAAACAGAGCACGGCATAGGCACTGTACatctttaaataaatcatttaatattcataaagtattataaaaataaatacaccatGCACGGTAGACTATTCTCAAAGGGAATTAGTTATTGGTTTACACTTCAGATTACCTTTCTTGgagtttatttcaaatttactgggctgataatatttttgtctctttttaATAGGTTAGTCGAGATTTAGTAGACGTCTACAAGGTATGTTAACTcgataaaattttaatacacagTGAAATAAATCCATTTTCCTTTAGTGAGCGATTATTCatatacatttcaaaaataatattttaatatgaattttaatcTGGTACGAGGTGGTACGATTATACTTCTTAGATGCGTTTCACGTGTCATCCGCACCTTCACTACAAATatggaaacatgaataaaatGGATTTTGTTGTTCTAAATTTTCATAATATGGGACAAAGTTTTATCTACTTGacagtatattaaaattattcataggCTAGTATATGGGTTTAGGACTAGCCAAAGCTTCCTGGTCTGTGCGAATACAAAGCCACTCAACTGATGATAATTGAATCGCAAAGTTCTGAACATCATCATACTATAATAAACTCACTTATATGACACCAGAAAAACTTTTATTACGAACTTCAGGAAATTTTTATTCTGTGCGAGTGTAATTTGTAATAGGggtcaaaacatttttgttttgcctCCGTTTACCTTCATGAAGAACTTTAAAATTTTCTCCATTCTTGTGGTGTAGATGACGTCACGATACGTCACACGCTGATCAACAGCACTGGCCCcacctatataaatgtaatagtacttCTGTTGCATGTCCATGTAAATATTTCGCAGGGTGTGTATAAATCCTCACCAAAGTTGGTATGGAAGTTCACCAGGTTTATGGGAAAATGcacacaaattttaattttgtgaatttattagtgtttttccagtttttgttttttaccactGGTTCGCACCCTGTTGATGAATCTTCAAATTTAGAAGGTTGGGTCCATCAAAAGAAACATGCAAATTTACggtttgacatttttttttcctatttgtatgggagtttgttttttttaagttatataaaataaaacttttcctgccctaagacaacctttcattaatcatgaatttacacaacTTTTGTTCAGGATATACGTACCACATCTTATTACCTAATAAGCCACGTTCATTACCAGCTTACATATTTAATTCCGATCTGTGCAGGCAGATAAGGTTGTTTTGACCAgaggtaaatatttatttacaccaCAGTTAATTCACAATGAATATATGGTGATCGTTTCCTTATTTGGaaaaatttatcatttatatataaatattttcgcactgaaaaacattaattcaattatatatattttttttaactgtgaAATTTCTATAATACAACCGCTGACCCTAATACAGTAAACGTTAGCAAAGAATATGACACATTTGATTGCCAGCGCCCCAAACTGGTTACTATGTGAAGCTTGTTCCCTAGCCGACAGATAATTTCTAACTAAAAGTAATAACACGCACTGTTAGAATTTTTAGACAGAATAACGTGTCTCAATTCATGTCGTACAATAAAAGGTTAAAGAGCTCTGTAAAAGTATCAGTAATAGAAAGAGACACCTTAAATTACACGTGAAGTTTTAACAGTTTGTTATTTATCACaatttaaaagtgatatattTGTTGGGTGGCTACATATATCTATACAAGTTTAATCATTACTTCTCTACCAGTTCAAGAGAGGTTGACAAAACAGATTGCCCTTACTATCTTCGAGACTATCAGTCCTACAGGAGTGGGTGTAATTATGGAAGCTACGTAAgtaacaagtttataaaattaaaatcttaatattaCCTCCTCAACGTGCTGACCATGCATCAGAAGTTAGCGGCCTATTGCTGCAAACTGGGACAGTATAAGATCAGTTAAgaacaattacaaacaaaactgtgtATAAGTGAAGTGTGGAGTTCAGAAATTTCACGGAAAATGATCGGCTATTTCAGGGAAGATTTGACGACaaggaaagtatttttaacattaattcacGAAAACGATCAGATTTACTGTACTAGTGTGATTTTCAAACTGACATTATCATCTCAAATGATCGtatggttattttatttattttcatttgccAGAGGAAATAACGcgaatatttttaagtttgttcaAAAATCTAAATTCTCCTTCTAAAGAAGTCTATAAAATAAAGTTCCACCAACGTAATCTACTACAGTCCTTAATTATTGGTCAGAGAGAAGGTAGCCAGTCAACAGTACCCTACTACCCACACTAAATGATTAAAACAGTTTTCTGTTACCACTAGACACCAGAACGTTACTGTATTCGTTTGTATTGTATGATGAccagtttaaataataattattatatttcttttattcagCCACATGTGTATGGTGATGCGTGGTGATCAGAAAATTAACAGCAAAACCGTAACCAGCACTATGCTCGGCTGCTTCCGGGAAGATACCAAGACAAgagaagaatttttaaaattaattcataaatgatTAAGAAActgaatattagttttatttttaaacgctAGGGGTGGgagtttaaaatgaatatattattatctGAAAGGATTGTGTGGCATTTTATATTTCGTTTGGaagagaaaataactttttttttaacatatccACATGTATTTAGACACTTCTAATAAAAAGTTCTATATAAAGATTAACTTTATTACTCTGGAGTATCTATTGATAACAAATGGACTTTAAACGTCAGACTTAACAATATCAATTTACAGTAGACCACCAGATACTTGGTATTGAGTAATTTAAGACTAAGCATAAATACAATGGTTAAAACTTATGTAGGAATCAGGCGTTCACAGTTTGTTAGGGGTAATAGGTGCAATAAGTGTTTTACTTGGGAACTCTGGACTGGCACGTACTTTTAAGGATGCTAGCaatgaagatgtgcaatttttatgtacattttgtaGGCTATCATAATTAAAGTAGAGACAATAGATAGAGAAGTGTACACTGTGGGAAATGGCAGCAGGATTTTAAAAAAGTGGGCCCAAATATTTTTCAGATGCAAGGGATACATAAGCAAACAACAACTTACAGGAAGTTAGAAATGAGtactattagaaatacatttgaaatattggATTCAGTTGTAATGAGCCTATTctatttagaaacaaatttcaGCTATTGGCATATGTAGGTGAGGAACTACTGGAGCAAAGGCAAAGAGAACAGACATAAGGATGTGAACATCATGGCTACAGCAATACCTTTCAAGACATGGGTAGAACAGTCTGTGGAG
Proteins encoded in this window:
- the LOC143251604 gene encoding LOW QUALITY PROTEIN: GTP cyclohydrolase 1-like (The sequence of the model RefSeq protein was modified relative to this genomic sequence to represent the inferred CDS: substituted 1 base at 1 genomic stop codon), with product MLLYFQVSIGYLPDKRVLGLSKLAKXQSRFSRRLQVQERLTKQIALTIFETISPTGVGVIMEATHMCMVMRGDQKINSKTVTSTMLGCFREDTKTREEFLKLIHK